The following proteins are encoded in a genomic region of Thermococcus henrietii:
- the tsaA gene encoding tRNA (N6-threonylcarbamoyladenosine(37)-N6)-methyltransferase TrmO, with the protein MEICYRPIGVIHSPFREPNGVPIQPSAAKGIRGTVEVFPEYADGLKDIEGFSHVILIYHFHLARPGELIVRPYMDDEGHGVFATRAPGRPNPIGLSVVRLLEVRGRRLTVENIDVLDGTPLLDIKPYVPEFDVHRVERIGWLEKNVHKLSEARDDGRFTR; encoded by the coding sequence ATGGAAATCTGCTACCGGCCGATTGGGGTCATTCACAGCCCCTTCCGAGAGCCTAATGGAGTTCCGATTCAACCTTCGGCCGCGAAGGGGATTCGCGGAACCGTGGAGGTGTTCCCGGAGTACGCGGACGGGCTGAAGGACATCGAGGGCTTCTCGCACGTAATCCTGATTTACCACTTCCACCTCGCGAGGCCCGGGGAGCTAATCGTCAGGCCGTACATGGACGACGAGGGGCACGGCGTCTTCGCGACGAGGGCACCTGGCAGACCGAACCCGATAGGGCTCTCCGTTGTGCGTTTGCTCGAAGTTCGGGGAAGGCGGCTCACTGTGGAGAACATTGACGTCCTCGACGGGACTCCCCTGCTTGATATAAAGCCCTACGTGCCGGAATTCGATGTTCACCGGGTTGAAAGAATCGGATGGCTTGAGAAAAACGTCCACAAACTTTCAGAGGCGAGGGACGACGGGCGCTTCACGCGTTAG
- a CDS encoding NifB/NifX family molybdenum-iron cluster-binding protein: MKIAIPTNGGGLNDTVAPVFARAPAFLIVDVDENGNVTNEKVIQNPAANAAGGAGPLAVQTLINEGVEAIVAPQVGPNALGAIQAAGIRLYQVTPGTPVEEAIKAITSGSAPSASTAVPAPAYGPYPAAPTTPATPTAPAYPAYPPYGYGFGPGRGWGRGWGRGRGFGRGFGRGWGRGGRGWGARLGYCPWTGQPSRRILRWLYGWW, encoded by the coding sequence ATGAAGATTGCGATACCTACCAACGGAGGAGGACTGAACGATACCGTTGCTCCCGTCTTCGCGAGGGCGCCCGCGTTCCTCATAGTTGATGTCGACGAGAACGGAAACGTCACCAACGAGAAGGTCATTCAGAACCCCGCTGCCAACGCCGCCGGAGGTGCCGGACCGCTGGCAGTTCAGACCCTCATCAACGAGGGCGTTGAGGCAATAGTCGCCCCGCAGGTCGGCCCGAATGCCCTTGGAGCCATTCAAGCCGCGGGCATAAGGCTCTACCAGGTCACTCCAGGAACCCCAGTCGAGGAGGCCATCAAAGCCATTACCAGCGGAAGCGCCCCGAGCGCGAGCACTGCCGTTCCAGCACCGGCCTACGGACCGTACCCCGCCGCACCCACAACTCCCGCGACCCCGACCGCCCCAGCGTACCCGGCTTACCCGCCCTACGGCTACGGCTTCGGCCCGGGAAGGGGCTGGGGAAGAGGCTGGGGACGCGGTAGAGGTTTCGGACGCGGTTTCGGCCGGGGCTGGGGAAGAGGAGGAAGAGGCTGGGGCGCGAGGCTCGGCTACTGCCCCTGGACCGGCCAGCCAAGCAGGAGAATCCTCCGCTGGCTCTACGGCTGGTGGTGA
- a CDS encoding NifB/NifX family molybdenum-iron cluster-binding protein, which yields MRIIVSTINGGLDDRVNQAFGRTPTFTIVDVENGEIVNVQVVPNPGYSQPRGAGVTAAQFAIDQGADAVIAGQFGPNSYGVLQAAGIRMYSAPPTMTVREAVEALLRGELQPGIQGGAGMGPGGGMGMGRGMGRGMGRGGGMGRGRGMGRGRGGWY from the coding sequence ATGAGGATTATTGTGTCCACTATAAACGGCGGACTCGACGACCGCGTTAACCAAGCCTTTGGAAGAACTCCGACCTTCACGATTGTCGACGTCGAGAACGGGGAGATAGTGAACGTCCAGGTCGTCCCGAACCCGGGCTACTCCCAGCCGAGGGGAGCGGGCGTTACCGCGGCGCAGTTCGCCATTGACCAGGGAGCTGATGCAGTAATAGCGGGCCAGTTCGGGCCAAACTCCTACGGCGTCCTTCAGGCGGCAGGCATAAGAATGTACTCAGCTCCCCCGACCATGACCGTCAGGGAAGCCGTTGAGGCGCTCCTCCGCGGTGAACTCCAGCCCGGAATTCAGGGAGGTGCAGGAATGGGTCCCGGCGGTGGCATGGGAATGGGCCGTGGCATGGGCAGGGGCATGGGTCGCGGCGGAGGAATGGGAAGAGGTCGCGGTATGGGCCGCGGAAGGGGCGGCTGGTACTGA
- a CDS encoding antibiotic biosynthesis monooxygenase, with product MAIVRLWHGKVPVEKADEYEKFLIERAVPDYGSVEGLLKLYFTRRDEGDVAHFLLITVWDSMEAIKRFAGENPELAKYYPEDDEFLLEKEKYVQHYRVFYEK from the coding sequence ATGGCGATTGTTAGACTCTGGCACGGGAAGGTTCCGGTTGAGAAGGCCGATGAGTATGAAAAGTTCCTCATCGAGAGGGCGGTTCCGGACTACGGCTCCGTTGAGGGCCTTTTGAAGCTCTACTTCACGAGGAGGGACGAAGGGGACGTTGCCCACTTTCTCCTCATAACGGTCTGGGACTCGATGGAGGCCATAAAGCGCTTCGCCGGCGAAAACCCCGAGCTGGCAAAGTATTACCCCGAAGACGATGAATTTCTCCTTGAAAAGGAGAAATACGTCCAGCACTACAGAGTTTTCTACGAGAAATAA
- a CDS encoding SDR family oxidoreductase, translating into MLGIDLSGRLAFTTASSKGIGFGVARVLAKAGADVILLSRSEENLKKAREKIRGESDVEVHYIVADLTKRGDLKRAVRELENIGEPDIFFFSTGGPKPGYFMEMDMEDWESAVNLLLYPAVYLTRALVPAMERKGFGRIVYSTSVAIREPIPNIALSNVVRISMAGLVRTLAKELGPKGITVNGIMPGIIRTDRMIQLAQDRAKREGKSVEEALRDYAKPIPLGRLGEPEEIGYLVAFLASDLGSYINGAMIPVDGGRLNSVF; encoded by the coding sequence ATGCTGGGTATAGACCTATCCGGACGGCTGGCCTTCACAACCGCCTCGAGCAAGGGAATAGGCTTCGGCGTCGCGAGGGTCCTGGCAAAGGCCGGCGCTGACGTAATCCTTCTCTCAAGGAGTGAGGAGAACCTCAAAAAGGCGCGGGAGAAAATACGGGGCGAAAGCGACGTCGAGGTGCACTACATAGTCGCGGACCTCACGAAGCGAGGGGACCTTAAGAGAGCGGTTCGAGAGCTCGAGAACATAGGGGAGCCAGATATATTCTTCTTCTCGACCGGCGGGCCCAAGCCGGGCTACTTTATGGAGATGGACATGGAAGACTGGGAAAGCGCCGTCAACCTGCTCCTCTATCCGGCGGTCTACCTCACCAGGGCCCTCGTTCCCGCGATGGAAAGGAAGGGCTTTGGCAGGATAGTTTACTCCACGAGCGTCGCCATAAGAGAGCCGATTCCCAACATTGCCCTTAGCAACGTCGTCAGAATCTCGATGGCGGGCCTCGTGAGGACCCTCGCGAAGGAGCTCGGGCCAAAGGGCATAACGGTCAACGGAATAATGCCCGGCATAATCAGGACCGACAGAATGATTCAGCTCGCCCAGGACAGGGCAAAGAGGGAAGGAAAGAGCGTCGAAGAAGCTTTAAGGGACTACGCGAAGCCGATACCCCTCGGAAGGCTCGGAGAGCCCGAGGAGATAGGTTACCTCGTCGCATTCCTTGCGAGCGACCTGGGAAGCTACATCAACGGCGCGATGATTCCCGTTGACGGAGGGAGGCTGAACTCGGTCTTCTGA
- a CDS encoding DUF998 domain-containing protein: MNRSQLLAGIFAPIVALTGIGTAILINRSWWRLTDNAISDLGKLGLPHNWVLNVSLIVSAVLAIYYAVGLIGEVSNTMEKLGIGVFIVGLAFLALIGLFPEGTSPHYYVSWAFFVFSSLGFLVTGIGLGLSGEKELAVFSIALFTVGWALALWAKNSFPGIAPAEFVGVFGVIVWHYTVMWKKFRGAPRPRG; the protein is encoded by the coding sequence ATGAACCGAAGTCAGCTCCTTGCGGGGATTTTTGCGCCGATAGTGGCCCTCACAGGCATAGGGACGGCGATTCTCATAAATCGCTCGTGGTGGAGGCTTACCGACAACGCGATAAGTGACCTCGGAAAGCTCGGCCTGCCCCACAACTGGGTCCTCAACGTCTCGCTCATAGTTTCTGCCGTTCTGGCGATTTACTACGCGGTCGGTCTCATCGGAGAAGTCAGCAACACCATGGAAAAACTCGGCATTGGAGTTTTCATCGTTGGGCTGGCCTTCCTCGCATTAATCGGTCTCTTTCCGGAGGGAACGAGCCCCCACTACTACGTCAGCTGGGCCTTTTTCGTGTTCTCGAGCCTTGGTTTCCTTGTCACGGGTATTGGACTGGGCCTCTCTGGAGAAAAGGAGCTTGCGGTCTTCAGCATAGCCCTCTTCACAGTCGGCTGGGCGCTGGCCCTCTGGGCGAAGAACAGCTTCCCAGGGATAGCACCGGCAGAGTTCGTCGGCGTCTTTGGAGTGATTGTGTGGCACTACACAGTAATGTGGAAAAAGTTCAGAGGGGCTCCTCGTCCCAGAGGCTGA
- a CDS encoding PPC domain-containing DNA-binding protein produces MEFKPGRIFLLRVPEGEDLLYFVNRFAEEKGIKTAIVKGIGSLRNPVVGYYSEETRGYKRIELVGTFELLTLLGNVSIKDGRPFAHLHVTLGNASGDVFGGHLMRGEVFVAELYVQELLGEPLVRKERGNNLSLWDEEPL; encoded by the coding sequence ATGGAGTTCAAGCCGGGGCGAATTTTCCTGCTTAGGGTTCCCGAGGGGGAGGACCTGCTCTATTTTGTAAACAGGTTCGCGGAGGAGAAGGGAATAAAGACGGCGATTGTTAAGGGCATAGGTTCGCTCAGGAACCCGGTCGTGGGCTACTACTCGGAGGAAACTCGCGGCTATAAGCGGATTGAGCTCGTGGGAACCTTCGAGCTGCTGACCCTGCTCGGCAACGTCAGCATCAAGGATGGGCGGCCCTTCGCGCACCTCCACGTTACTCTGGGCAACGCCAGCGGCGACGTTTTCGGGGGACATTTGATGAGAGGAGAGGTCTTCGTCGCAGAGCTGTATGTGCAGGAACTCCTGGGGGAGCCGCTGGTGAGAAAAGAGAGGGGAAACAACCTCAGCCTCTGGGACGAGGAGCCCCTCTGA
- a CDS encoding 6-pyruvoyl trahydropterin synthase family protein, with protein MFRLVERKIGWHKDFDSSHFLALPYDSKCLRIHGHTYNVDVEVWGELNENGMIFDFNHLSNLIKRLDHRILVSEDWVLERRDGRVVVEKNGKRLELPEDEVVILDKPNVTAEYIAEWFAERIAEKAGENVKRILVKVWEDPRSYAQVVLER; from the coding sequence ATGTTCAGGCTCGTGGAGAGAAAAATCGGCTGGCACAAGGACTTTGACAGCTCGCATTTCCTCGCCTTGCCCTACGACAGCAAGTGTCTTAGAATTCATGGACACACCTACAACGTGGACGTGGAGGTATGGGGTGAGCTGAACGAGAACGGCATGATTTTCGACTTCAACCACCTCAGCAACCTAATTAAGAGGCTCGACCACAGGATTCTCGTCAGCGAGGATTGGGTCCTCGAAAGGAGAGATGGCAGAGTCGTGGTCGAGAAGAACGGCAAGAGGCTCGAACTGCCCGAGGATGAGGTTGTAATCCTCGACAAGCCCAACGTTACAGCTGAATACATAGCCGAGTGGTTCGCGGAGAGAATAGCGGAGAAGGCCGGGGAGAACGTGAAGCGAATCCTCGTTAAGGTCTGGGAGGACCCGAGGAGCTACGCGCAGGTAGTCCTCGAGCGTTAG